In one window of Qipengyuania profundimaris DNA:
- the gdhA gene encoding NADP-specific glutamate dehydrogenase — MASKNHQAVDLDTFIEGLEKRNEGQTEFIQAVREVAEDIFTFVKDRPDYQEAQILRRIAEPDRIVSFRVCWEDDDHNIRVERGWRVQNNNAIGPYKGGLRFHESVNESILKFLAFEQTFKNSLTGLPLGGGKGGSNFNPKGKSDAEIMRFCQSFMTELYRHIGPDTDVPAGDIGVGSREIGYLFGQYKRITGRWEGVLTGKGTAYGGSIMRPEATGYGAVYFLRDMLREADEDIEGKSAVISGAGNVALHAAEKLCELGGKVLTLSDSDGFVHDPDGIDADKIAWVKELKNERRGRISEYIEEYSGATYHEGEAPWRVDCDIAMPCATQNELDESDAKALADNDVMAVCEGANMPTTMEGVKVFQDAEILYAPGKAANAGGVAVSGLEMSQNSERVSWNREKLDDMLTDLMEDIHGKCVERGRSGDSGHVNYVKGANIAGFEKVADAMLAFGVV, encoded by the coding sequence ATGGCATCGAAGAACCACCAGGCCGTCGATTTAGATACGTTTATCGAGGGCCTCGAAAAGCGCAACGAAGGCCAGACCGAATTCATCCAGGCCGTTCGCGAAGTGGCTGAAGATATCTTTACTTTCGTAAAGGATCGGCCCGATTATCAGGAAGCGCAAATCCTGCGCCGCATCGCTGAACCCGATCGGATCGTCAGCTTCCGCGTCTGCTGGGAAGACGACGACCACAACATCCGCGTCGAGCGCGGCTGGCGCGTGCAGAACAATAACGCGATCGGGCCGTACAAGGGCGGGTTGCGATTTCACGAAAGCGTGAACGAGAGCATACTCAAGTTCCTCGCCTTCGAGCAGACATTCAAGAACTCGCTCACCGGCCTGCCGCTGGGCGGAGGGAAGGGCGGATCGAACTTCAATCCCAAGGGCAAGAGCGATGCGGAGATCATGCGCTTCTGCCAGAGCTTCATGACCGAACTTTATCGCCACATCGGCCCCGATACCGACGTGCCCGCGGGCGACATTGGCGTCGGCAGTCGCGAGATCGGCTATCTCTTCGGTCAATACAAACGCATCACCGGCCGGTGGGAGGGCGTGCTGACCGGCAAGGGCACTGCCTATGGCGGCTCGATCATGCGCCCGGAGGCGACCGGTTATGGTGCGGTCTATTTCTTGCGCGACATGCTGCGCGAGGCGGACGAGGATATCGAGGGCAAGAGCGCCGTGATCTCCGGCGCGGGGAATGTTGCACTGCATGCGGCGGAAAAGCTCTGCGAACTGGGTGGCAAGGTGCTGACCCTGTCCGACAGCGATGGCTTCGTGCATGATCCCGACGGGATCGATGCCGACAAGATCGCCTGGGTGAAAGAACTCAAGAACGAGCGCCGCGGGCGGATCAGCGAATATATCGAGGAGTATTCCGGCGCTACATACCACGAGGGCGAGGCGCCTTGGCGCGTCGATTGCGATATTGCGATGCCCTGCGCGACCCAGAATGAACTCGATGAAAGCGATGCGAAAGCGTTGGCGGACAATGATGTCATGGCGGTGTGCGAAGGCGCCAACATGCCGACGACCATGGAGGGTGTGAAGGTCTTCCAAGACGCGGAAATCCTTTACGCTCCGGGCAAGGCCGCCAATGCGGGCGGCGTCGCGGTATCGGGCCTCGAGATGAGCCAGAATTCCGAACGCGTCAGCTGGAACCGCGAGAAGCTGGACGACATGCTGACCGATCTGATGGAAGACATCCACGGCAAGTGCGTCGAACGCGGTCGTTCGGGCGACAGCGGCCATGTAAATTATGTGAAAGGCGCGAATATCGCCGGGTTCGAGAAGGTCGCCGACGCAATGCTCGCCTTCGGGGTCGTGTAG
- a CDS encoding DNA-directed RNA polymerase subunit alpha: protein MSVNIKNWQELKKPNTLDIKDSGDKARKATFVAEPLERGFGLTLGNALRRVLLSSLQGAAITSIKIEGVLHEFSSLAGVREDVTDIVLNVKQIALKMEGEGMKRLQLSATGPAEVKAGDIAVSGDIEIMNKDLVLCHLDEGATLNMELTADTGKGYKPAVMNRPADAPIGLIPVDSLYSPVRQVSYKVENARVGQELDYDKLSLNIETDGTVTPEDAVAYAARILQDQLTLFVHFEDGIPQPSSAMIGQAAEPQESDTNQLNRYLLKKVDELELSVRSANCLKNDNIIYIGDLVQKTEAEMLRTPNFGRKSLNEIKEVLSSMGLRLGMDIPGWPPENIEEMAKKLEQELLG, encoded by the coding sequence ATGTCCGTCAACATCAAGAACTGGCAGGAACTCAAGAAACCCAATACCCTTGATATCAAGGATTCCGGCGACAAGGCCCGCAAGGCCACCTTCGTCGCCGAACCGCTCGAGCGGGGCTTCGGCCTGACGCTCGGCAATGCCCTGCGTCGCGTGCTCCTGAGCTCGCTCCAGGGTGCCGCGATCACCTCGATCAAGATCGAAGGCGTGCTGCACGAATTCTCGTCGCTCGCCGGCGTTCGCGAAGACGTGACCGACATCGTCCTCAACGTGAAGCAGATCGCGCTGAAGATGGAAGGCGAGGGCATGAAGCGCCTGCAGCTTTCTGCCACCGGCCCTGCCGAAGTGAAGGCCGGCGACATCGCCGTGTCGGGCGACATCGAGATCATGAACAAGGATCTCGTGCTCTGTCACCTCGATGAAGGCGCGACGCTGAATATGGAACTGACCGCCGACACCGGCAAGGGCTACAAGCCCGCCGTGATGAACCGCCCGGCCGATGCGCCGATCGGCCTCATCCCGGTCGACAGCCTGTATTCGCCGGTCCGCCAGGTGAGCTATAAGGTCGAGAACGCCCGTGTTGGGCAGGAACTCGACTATGACAAGCTCTCGCTCAACATCGAGACCGACGGCACCGTCACTCCGGAAGACGCCGTGGCCTATGCCGCGCGCATCCTTCAGGACCAGCTGACGCTGTTCGTCCACTTCGAAGACGGCATTCCGCAGCCCAGCTCGGCCATGATCGGTCAGGCCGCAGAGCCGCAGGAAAGCGACACCAACCAGCTCAATCGCTACCTCCTCAAGAAGGTCGACGAGCTGGAACTGTCGGTCCGCTCGGCGAACTGCCTCAAGAACGACAACATCATCTACATCGGCGACCTGGTCCAGAAGACCGAGGCCGAGATGCTCCGCACCCCGAACTTCGGCCGCAAGAGCCTCAACGAGATCAAGGAAGTCCTGAGCTCGATGGGCCTGCGCCTCGGCATGGACATCCCGGGCTGGCCTCCCGAGAACATCGAGGAAATGGCCAAGAAGCTCGAACAGGAGCTGCTGGGTTAA
- the rpsK gene encoding 30S ribosomal protein S11 produces the protein MAREPGRVRRRDKKNISSGVAHINASFNNTMITITDAQGNAISWSSAGMMGFKGSRKSTPYAAQVAADDAGRKAAEHGVRTLEVEVKGPGSGRESALRGLAAVGFTITSIRDVTPIPHNGVRPSKRRRV, from the coding sequence ATGGCACGCGAACCCGGCCGCGTAAGGCGCCGCGACAAAAAGAACATTTCGAGCGGCGTTGCGCACATCAACGCCAGCTTCAACAACACGATGATCACCATCACCGACGCGCAGGGCAATGCGATTAGCTGGTCCAGCGCCGGCATGATGGGCTTCAAGGGCAGTCGCAAGTCGACTCCCTACGCTGCGCAGGTCGCCGCCGACGACGCGGGCCGCAAGGCCGCCGAACACGGCGTGCGCACCCTCGAAGTCGAAGTGAAGGGCCCGGGCTCGGGCCGCGAAAGCGCGCTGCGCGGTCTCGCCGCAGTCGGCTTCACGATCACCTCGATCCGCGACGTGACGCCGATCCCGCACAATGGGGTCCGTCCTTCCAAGCGCCGCCGCGTCTGA
- the rpsM gene encoding 30S ribosomal protein S13, which translates to MARIAGVNIPTNKRVIIALTYIHGIGRTTAVEIADKLGIDHKTRVQDLTDEEVLRIRETIDEDHMVEGDLRRDTAMNIKRLMDLRSYRGLRHRAGLPVRGQRTHTNARTRKGKAKPIAGKKK; encoded by the coding sequence GTGGCTCGTATTGCCGGGGTAAACATCCCCACTAACAAGCGCGTGATCATCGCGCTCACCTATATTCACGGTATCGGCCGCACCACGGCCGTCGAGATCGCCGACAAGCTCGGCATCGATCACAAGACCCGCGTGCAGGACCTGACCGACGAGGAAGTCCTGCGCATTCGCGAGACGATCGATGAAGATCACATGGTCGAAGGCGACCTTCGTCGCGACACCGCGATGAACATCAAGCGCCTGATGGACCTGCGTTCCTACCGCGGCCTTCGTCACCGTGCCGGCCTGCCCGTACGCGGCCAGCGCACTCACACCAACGCCCGCACCCGCAAGGGCAAGGCCAAGCCGATCGCCGGCAAGAAGAAGTAA
- a CDS encoding SRPBCC family protein, whose translation MIRYNLALAASLVAAPLSAEVVETSEDGFVTRDTANVAASPMETWLALTRPGQWWNDEHTWSADAANLTLEPQAGGCFCERVPGEDRDDGFSLDGSVQHATVVQAYPLRVLRMRGGLGPLQGEPATGILTITLKEIDGGTRVLWEYNVGGPMRYEIPQISQAVDGVMSQQLAGLRDHLGALGGAETVPAEAAPTETPDGE comes from the coding sequence ATGATCCGATACAATCTGGCACTTGCGGCATCGTTAGTGGCCGCACCCCTGTCGGCCGAGGTTGTGGAAACCAGCGAAGATGGTTTCGTCACGCGTGACACGGCGAATGTCGCGGCCAGCCCGATGGAAACCTGGCTCGCTTTGACCCGCCCCGGCCAGTGGTGGAACGACGAGCACACCTGGTCTGCCGATGCGGCCAATCTGACTCTGGAGCCGCAAGCCGGCGGATGCTTCTGCGAACGCGTGCCCGGCGAGGATCGCGACGACGGCTTCTCGCTCGACGGCAGCGTGCAGCATGCGACCGTGGTCCAGGCATACCCCTTGCGCGTTCTCCGCATGCGCGGCGGATTGGGGCCGCTGCAGGGGGAGCCCGCCACCGGCATACTCACAATCACGCTCAAGGAAATCGACGGCGGCACGCGCGTGTTGTGGGAATATAACGTCGGTGGTCCGATGCGGTACGAAATCCCGCAGATATCGCAGGCGGTAGACGGCGTCATGAGCCAGCAGCTGGCCGGCTTGCGCGATCATCTCGGTGCGCTGGGCGGCGCTGAAACCGTTCCTGCCGAAGCTGCGCCCACCGAAACGCCGGATGGCGAATAA